From a single Lolium rigidum isolate FL_2022 chromosome 7, APGP_CSIRO_Lrig_0.1, whole genome shotgun sequence genomic region:
- the LOC124675537 gene encoding uncharacterized protein LOC124675537 codes for MERAVPVRNPHTSTADLLTWSPTAAGASAASSRPSLKPAGGITPAMFGAPVSEDDAEDLSNSERRLMSGSKMKEMTGSGIFAEKGENGDSESSNSANRTSVRMYQQTVAGMSQISFSADGSVSPKKPSSLPEVAKQRELSGTFESDAEAKTSKQLSESKNKELSGSNIFGPPPVTPVRPLAARNMELQGNVDFALPQPRSVHTSVKVSHPAGGPSNITFSEDPATKTSKKIHNQKFQELTGNNIFKEDASPGSDKSLSSAKLKEMSGNDIFSDGKASSRDYLGGVRKPPGGESSIALI; via the exons ATGGAGAGGGCGGTGCCGGTGCGGAACCCGCACACCTCCACGGCCGACCTGCTCACCTGGTCGCCcacggccgccggcgcctccgccgcatcctcCCGCCCCAGCCTCAAG CCCGCCGGGGGGATCACGCCGGCGATGTTCGGCGCGCCGGTCAGCGAGGACGACGCCGAGGATCTGAGCAACAG TGAAAGGAGATTGATGTCCGGCTCCAAGATGAAGGAAATGACCGGGAGTGGGATATTTGCTGAGAAGGGTGAGAATGGTGATTCAGAGTCTTCGAATTCTGCTAACAGGACTTCTGTGAGGATGTATCAG CAAACTGTAGCTGGAATGAGTCAGATCTCATTTAGTGCTGATGGAAGTGTTTCTCCAAAGAAGCCGTCCTCACTGCCTGAAGTGGCTAAGCAGCGAGAGCTTAGTGGTACATTTGAGAGTGATGCTGAAGCTAAAACCAGTAAACAGCTTTCTGAATCCAAGAACAAGGAGCTCAGCGGGAGCAATATCTTTGGTCCACCTCCTGTGACCCCGGTGAGGCCATTGGCTGCTCGTAATATGGAGCTACAAGGGAATGTGGATTTTGCACTTCCACAGCCAAGAAGCGTCCACACATCAGTGAAAGTATCCCAC CCTGCTGGAGGTCCAAGCAACATCACGTTCAGTGAGGATCCTGCAACTAAAACATCAAAGAAAATTCACAACCAGAAGTTCCAAGAGCTGACAGGCAATAACATCTTCAAGGAGGATGCTTCCCCTGGCTCTGACAAGTCTCTGAGCTCTGCGAAGCTTAAGGAGATGAGTGGCAACGACATCTTCTCTGATGGAAAGGCGTCTTCGCGAGACTACCTTGGTGGTGTCCGGAAGCCGCCTGGTGGCGAGAGCAGCATTGCACTGATCTAA
- the LOC124675144 gene encoding uncharacterized protein LOC124675144 — MVDGGGASISGLPGQEPPPPPSRAEEDGSSPSTGAGLSSPSTSARPSSLPPFLHSKNKGHLSAGEIAASTQVQDQHERPAKSLSMKVVAAPTNGKSRDPSQGPPRMCSRQDYKVKDQQLGTWKI, encoded by the exons AtggtcgacggcggcggagcCTCCATCTCGGGACTGCCCGGCCAGGAACCTCCACCGCCTCCCTCACGCGCTGAAGAGGATGGTTCATCACCATCAACTGGAGCTGGCCTTTCATCACCGTCAACTTCGGCAAGGCCATCCTCGTTGCCCCCTTTTCTGCACTCCAAGAACAAAGGGCATCTGTCAGCTGGAGAAATCGCTGCTTCGACCCAAGTCCAAG ATCAACATGAAAGACCTGCGAAATCCCTGTCAATGAAAGTTGTAGCTGCACCTACAAATGGAAAATCCCGAGATCCAAGCCAAG GCCCCCCTAGGATGTGTTCAAGGCAAGACTACAAGGTCAAGGATCAACAACTAGGTACATGGAAAATCTAA
- the LOC124675143 gene encoding sugar transport protein MST1-like: MAGGGFAVGDAPSGDYGGGITFSVVVTCLMAASGGLIFGYDIGISGGVTAMESFLAEFFPGVLRRMAAARRDQYCVYDSHVLTAFTSSLYLAGLVASLAASRVTRAVGRQAVMLAGGAFFFAGAAVNAAAVNIAMLIVGRMLLGFGIGFTNQAAPVYLAETAPAKWRGAFTTGFQLFLGIGNLAANLTNYGAARIPRWGWRLSLGLAAVPATVILVGALLIPDTPSSLLVRGRAEQARAALRRIRGPKADVEAELEEVARAVEAARDHEHGAFRRILRREYRPHLVLAVAVPLFQQLTGVIVIAFFSPVLFQTAGFGANGALMGAVVLGAVNLGSALVSVATVDRYGRRPLFLAGGLVMIMCQVAVAWIMGSQIGRDGESTMARKYSLAVLALTCVFSASFGWSWGPLTWVIPGEIFPVEVRSAGQSISVAVNLGATFVLTQTFLSMLCSLKYATFIYYAAWVAAMTAFVVAFLPETKGVPLEAMGAVWARHWYWGRFVQPPAKNAEALIN; the protein is encoded by the exons ATGGCTGGTGGGGGATTCGCCGTGGGCGACGCCCCGTCCGGCGACTACGGCGGCGGCATAACCTTCTCCGTCGTGGTTACCTGCCTCATGGCCGCCTCCGGTGGCCTCATCTTCGGCTACGACATCGGCATCTCAG GGGGAGTGACGGCGATGGAGTCCTTCCTGGCGGAGTTCTTCCCGGGCGTGCTCCGGCGGATGGCAGCCGCGCGGCGGGACCAGTACTGCGTCTACGACAGCCACGTGCTGACGGCGTTCACCTCGTCGCTGTACCTGGCGGGACTGGTCGCCTCCCTCGCGGCCAGCCGCGTCACCAGGGCGGTCGGGAGGCAGGCCGTCAtgctcgccggcggcgccttcTTCTTCGCTGGCGCAGCCGTGAACGCCGCCGCGGTGAACATTGCCATGCTCATCGTCGGTCGCATGCTGCTCGGCTTCGGCATCGGCTTCACCAACCAG GCGGCGCCGGTGTACCTGGCGGAGACGGCGCCTGCCAAGTGGAGGGGCGCCTTCACGACGGGGTTCCAGCTCTTCCTCGGCATCGGCAACCTCGCGGCGAACCTGACAAACTACGGCGCGGCCCGCATCCCGCGGTGGGGGTGGCGGCTCTCCCTGGGCCTGGCGGCGGTTCCGGCGACGGTCATCCTCGTGGGCGCGCTGCTCATCCCGGACACGCCCAGCAGCCTGCTCGTGCGCGGGCGGGCGGAGCAGGCGCGCGCCGCGCTCCGGCGCATCCGCGGGCCGAAGGCGGACGTGGAGGCCGAGCTGGAGGAGGTGGCGCGCGCGGTGGAGGCCGCGCGCGACCACGAGCACGGAGCGTTCCGGAGGATTTTGAGGAGGGAGTACCGCCCGCACCTGGTGCTGGCCGTGGCGGTGCCGCTGTTCCAGCAGCTGACGGGGGTGATCGTCATCGCCTTCTTCTCGCCCGTGCTGTTCCAGACGGCCGGGTTCGGCGCCAACGGCGCGCTGATGGGCGCCGTCGTCCTCGGCGCCGTCAACCTCGGCTCCGCGCTCGTGTCCGTCGCCACCGTGGACCGCTACGGTCGCAGGCCGCTGTTCCTGGCTGGTGGACTCGTGATGATCATGTGCCAG GTGGCGGTGGCGTGGATCATGGGGTCGCAGATCGGGCGTGACGGCGAGTCGACGATGGCGAGGAAGTACTCGCTGGCGGTGCTGGCGCTGACGTGCGTGTTCTCGGCGTCGTTCGGGTGGTCTTGGGGCCCGCTGACGTGGGTGATCCCCGGCGAGATATTCCCGGTGGAGGTCCGGTCGGCGGGGCAGAGCATCAGCGTGGCCGTCAACCTCGGCGCCACCTTCGTGCTCACGCAGACGTTCCTCTCCATGCTCTGCAGCCTCAAGTACGCCACGTTCATCTACTACGCGGCCTGGGTCGCCGCCATGACCGCCTTCGTGGTGGCGTTCCTGCCGGAGACCAAGGGGGTGCCGCTTGAGGCCATGGGCGCCGTCTGGGCGCGGCACTGGTACTGGGGACGCTTCGTGCAGCCGCCGGCCAAGAACGCCGAGGCGCTCATAAACTGA